Proteins encoded within one genomic window of Synergistaceae bacterium DZ-S4:
- a CDS encoding PASTA domain-containing protein — translation MGKVHRWGMAVAFVVIIASAYFGIRTVFVEDKSATVPNMAGMQLVDAVEALQKEGLLAKVDQVDSPERADTVISQNLPAGEKVSKGKVVIVRVSKGGSILPVPDVRGLKFEEGVKRLSEAGFKVDKIIRVTDKLKPAGSIIAQNPAAPQQVAANCMVNLLVSAGGTGGGAFVNVPDLKGQGIDVVTQVLEQIGLLVGSSTETPSAEVPAGTVLRTNPRNGANVPAGSQINLVIARPPKPGEASPETPPADDQDPQRAAAVRTVVIKNTEPSDIPTKLPDKPAADSSKEPKKEETKAEPEPVKAPQPEKPIPAAPQKTAKLRYQVPPLTKPLSLKIELTDDTGTKVIRDAMANGSEYISMNVPFTGQATVTIYLGGDFVWQDRFN, via the coding sequence ATGGGTAAAGTGCATCGCTGGGGCATGGCAGTCGCCTTTGTCGTTATAATAGCCAGTGCCTATTTTGGTATAAGGACGGTCTTTGTAGAAGATAAGAGCGCTACTGTGCCGAACATGGCAGGAATGCAGCTGGTAGATGCCGTTGAGGCCCTCCAGAAGGAAGGCCTCCTCGCCAAAGTCGATCAGGTCGATTCTCCGGAAAGGGCCGATACGGTGATCTCGCAGAACCTTCCGGCAGGCGAGAAGGTATCTAAAGGTAAAGTGGTCATTGTAAGGGTGAGCAAGGGAGGCTCGATACTCCCGGTCCCTGACGTGAGAGGCCTGAAATTTGAAGAGGGCGTGAAGAGGCTCAGCGAAGCAGGCTTCAAGGTCGACAAGATCATAAGGGTGACGGACAAGCTGAAACCCGCTGGATCCATAATAGCCCAGAATCCTGCGGCACCGCAGCAGGTGGCTGCGAACTGCATGGTAAACCTCCTCGTAAGCGCAGGCGGGACGGGCGGCGGAGCATTTGTTAACGTGCCGGATCTTAAGGGTCAGGGCATAGATGTCGTAACACAGGTACTCGAACAGATAGGTCTTTTGGTCGGAAGCAGTACAGAGACTCCCTCGGCGGAGGTGCCTGCAGGTACAGTGCTGAGAACGAATCCGAGGAATGGAGCCAACGTTCCGGCAGGATCCCAGATAAACCTGGTAATAGCAAGGCCGCCCAAGCCGGGAGAGGCGTCACCCGAAACGCCTCCTGCCGACGATCAGGATCCGCAGAGGGCAGCCGCTGTGAGGACCGTAGTTATCAAGAACACGGAACCTTCGGATATCCCTACGAAGCTCCCGGATAAACCTGCTGCGGACTCTTCGAAGGAGCCCAAAAAAGAGGAAACCAAGGCCGAGCCTGAACCTGTAAAGGCTCCCCAGCCTGAAAAACCGATCCCTGCAGCTCCTCAGAAGACGGCCAAGCTGAGATATCAGGTACCTCCTCTCACGAAGCCTCTTTCACTTAAAATAGAGCTTACTGACGATACCGGTACTAAGGTGATAAGAGACGCTATGGCCAACGGAAGCGAATATATCTCAATGAATGTGCCTTTCACCGGACAGGCCACGGTTACCATCTATCTGGGAGGTGATTTCGTATGGCAGGATC
- a CDS encoding RNA methyltransferase, translated as MRGIEAALRVYGEVNEGAFAAEALRKLYTDIAPSDRVLAATLVYCSLRRQGLWKHLLMKYCRRNTKEMSVLTHDALIVGIAGIVELRYFALPVLINGLVQAIKSNGEDRDIGLVNAVLHTVADEAKPYLAELKKSSALRDQALYWGIPGWAAAQWSKDMSIPEAKRLVRGSGMRTYLSLRLSRGVDRDEWLTQYRASGKKAWASPLLDRSVRTPANPYPLDIPGFSEGRATPQSESSMFVAEAFSRRWKGEPLLDMCCGRGIKTGQLADMVPEAEIEAWDISEGRIRAAEYEMIRMRIRDRVKFRCGDSLSLVPSTEPKAILLDAPCTGSGTWGRHPESKWRITPEMVTEAADLQRKLLERAVSLVAPGGVVAYSTCSMFREENEKVVAAVMARHPELTEAPVERSHKLMSKGKPYGTVIWPGLPWIDGFYLALLVKRK; from the coding sequence ATGAGAGGCATTGAAGCAGCGCTCAGGGTCTATGGCGAAGTAAACGAAGGCGCATTCGCCGCCGAAGCGCTAAGGAAGTTATACACGGATATTGCTCCTTCCGATAGGGTCCTTGCTGCGACCCTGGTCTACTGTTCACTGAGAAGACAGGGTCTCTGGAAGCATCTGCTCATGAAATACTGCAGGCGGAACACAAAAGAAATGTCTGTCCTCACCCATGATGCACTTATCGTAGGAATAGCAGGGATAGTCGAGCTCAGATACTTCGCCCTTCCCGTCCTTATCAACGGTCTTGTTCAGGCAATAAAATCAAACGGCGAGGACCGCGACATTGGCCTTGTAAACGCAGTCCTGCACACCGTCGCGGACGAAGCAAAGCCATATCTCGCCGAACTGAAGAAGAGCAGCGCACTCAGGGACCAGGCACTCTACTGGGGTATCCCCGGCTGGGCTGCGGCCCAATGGTCCAAGGACATGTCCATCCCTGAAGCAAAACGCCTGGTGAGGGGCAGCGGAATGAGGACATATCTCTCCCTGAGGCTTTCAAGGGGCGTAGACAGGGATGAGTGGCTCACTCAATACAGGGCTTCAGGCAAAAAGGCATGGGCTTCCCCGTTACTTGACAGGTCAGTCCGGACGCCTGCAAACCCGTATCCGCTTGACATTCCCGGTTTTTCGGAGGGAAGGGCGACACCCCAGAGCGAATCTTCGATGTTTGTCGCCGAGGCATTCTCCAGGCGGTGGAAGGGAGAACCTTTGCTGGACATGTGCTGCGGACGGGGGATCAAGACAGGCCAGCTCGCGGACATGGTCCCGGAAGCGGAGATCGAGGCCTGGGACATATCAGAGGGCAGGATCAGGGCTGCGGAATACGAAATGATAAGGATGCGGATCCGGGACAGGGTGAAGTTTCGCTGCGGCGATTCCCTCAGCCTCGTTCCCTCAACGGAACCCAAAGCCATACTGCTTGACGCGCCTTGTACAGGAAGCGGCACATGGGGAAGACATCCCGAGAGCAAATGGAGGATAACCCCCGAAATGGTAACGGAAGCGGCGGATCTGCAGAGGAAACTTCTCGAGAGGGCAGTCTCGTTGGTCGCTCCCGGAGGTGTCGTGGCGTACAGTACCTGCAGCATGTTCAGGGAAGAGAATGAGAAGGTCGTTGCTGCGGTCATGGCCCGGCACCCTGAACTGACTGAGGCGCCTGTTGAAAGAAGCCATAAGCTTATGTCCAAAGGCAAACCATATGGGACCGTCATATGGCCCGGTCTTCCGTGGATCGACGGTTTCTATCTGGCGCTGCTTGTGAAGCGCAAATAG
- a CDS encoding zinc metallopeptidase, whose protein sequence is MMFPYLDPTIVLLIPAVLFSLWAQFKVKGAFSRYSEVRASSGVTADQVSRELLDRFGLGNVRVERIQGHLTDHYDPRSKVLRLSDAVAGNSSIAAIGVAAHEVGHAIQDKEGYAFLRFRNSIVPAVNIGSTMSMPLFFIGLIMGSAPLLNIGILLFCGVLVFHLVTLPVEFDASARALKLLSETGLLKGSEVGGAKAVLDAAALTYVAALVMTVLQLIRLLALRGMRRD, encoded by the coding sequence ATGATGTTTCCATATCTTGATCCTACAATAGTGCTTCTGATACCTGCGGTGCTCTTTTCCCTCTGGGCACAGTTCAAGGTCAAGGGCGCCTTTTCAAGATACAGCGAGGTAAGGGCATCAAGCGGCGTTACTGCGGACCAGGTGTCGAGGGAATTGCTCGACAGATTTGGGCTGGGCAATGTCCGCGTCGAAAGGATACAGGGACATCTGACCGACCACTATGACCCAAGAAGCAAGGTGCTCCGTCTCTCTGACGCCGTTGCAGGCAATTCCAGCATAGCCGCGATAGGAGTTGCCGCGCACGAGGTCGGACATGCGATCCAGGATAAGGAAGGCTATGCCTTCCTTCGTTTCAGGAATTCTATAGTTCCGGCGGTCAACATCGGTTCAACGATGTCGATGCCCCTTTTCTTCATAGGACTGATAATGGGTTCCGCCCCCCTGCTGAACATAGGAATACTTCTCTTCTGCGGGGTGCTGGTTTTCCATCTGGTAACGCTTCCCGTAGAGTTCGATGCAAGCGCAAGGGCACTCAAGCTCCTTTCCGAGACGGGCCTCCTCAAGGGCAGCGAAGTGGGCGGTGCTAAAGCTGTCCTCGACGCGGCCGCCCTCACTTATGTCGCAGCGCTCGTTATGACGGTCCTCCAGCTGATAAGGCTGCTCGCTCTCAGAGGAATGCGCAGAGACTAG
- a CDS encoding DegT/DnrJ/EryC1/StrS family aminotransferase: MAAQNKIPSFDLTRNYDRVREEVRVALDRVLETQHFILGPEVECLEKEIAAYLEVESAVGCASGTDALVLALMSLDLKEGDEVITTPFTFFATASCITRNGARPVFADVDPDTYNLDMGSVMDKVTPRTKAVLPVHLFGQMCRLELIRDELKERGIVLVEDCAQAIGAHRMIEKKICRAGSVGDLGCFSFFPTKNLGCYGDGGMVSIPGSKVISDRIRSLRVHGSGKTYFHDEVGINSRLDALQAAILRVRLRHLEEWNEERRIVAERYMLLFREKGLLGNITPPAEDDGNRHVYHQYVIKAERRDELQAYLEERGVVTRVYYPLPLHLQHCFSDLGYKEGDFPVSEKLAGSVLALPIFPELLPEEQERTVEEIAGFYGRHS, encoded by the coding sequence ATGGCAGCACAAAATAAAATACCGTCCTTCGACCTTACGAGAAACTATGACAGGGTGAGGGAAGAGGTAAGGGTAGCCCTGGACAGGGTGCTTGAGACACAGCACTTCATTTTGGGACCTGAAGTCGAATGTCTGGAAAAGGAGATAGCCGCCTACCTTGAAGTGGAAAGCGCAGTCGGATGTGCCTCCGGCACTGATGCACTGGTTCTCGCGCTTATGTCCCTCGATCTTAAGGAGGGCGACGAGGTGATCACCACGCCCTTCACATTCTTCGCCACGGCGAGCTGCATTACAAGAAACGGAGCCAGACCTGTCTTTGCAGATGTGGATCCCGATACCTACAACCTGGACATGGGCTCGGTCATGGACAAGGTCACGCCCAGGACAAAAGCTGTCCTCCCGGTACACCTTTTCGGCCAGATGTGCAGGCTTGAGCTCATAAGGGACGAACTGAAGGAGAGAGGTATCGTACTGGTTGAGGACTGCGCACAGGCGATCGGTGCCCATCGGATGATAGAAAAGAAGATATGCAGGGCCGGGTCGGTCGGAGATCTTGGATGTTTTTCCTTCTTCCCGACGAAAAATCTTGGCTGCTACGGAGACGGCGGAATGGTCTCCATCCCGGGCAGCAAAGTGATCTCAGACCGAATCAGAAGTCTGAGGGTGCACGGTTCCGGAAAGACGTATTTCCACGACGAAGTAGGCATCAACAGCCGTCTTGACGCGCTGCAGGCAGCCATTCTCAGGGTCAGGCTGCGCCATCTGGAAGAATGGAACGAGGAGCGCCGCATCGTGGCTGAGAGGTACATGCTCCTCTTCAGGGAGAAGGGCCTTCTTGGAAACATAACTCCCCCTGCCGAAGACGATGGCAACAGGCACGTATATCACCAGTATGTCATAAAGGCCGAGAGAAGAGACGAACTCCAGGCATACCTTGAGGAACGCGGAGTCGTAACCAGGGTCTACTATCCGCTTCCCCTCCACCTCCAGCACTGCTTCTCAGACCTTGGGTACAAAGAAGGGGATTTCCCTGTTTCAGAAAAACTTGCCGGTTCAGTGCTGGCGCTTCCGATCTTCCCGGAACTGCTCCCCGAAGAGCAGGAAAGAACAGTGGAGGAGATTGCGGGATTTTACGGAAGACACAGTTAG
- a CDS encoding GntR family transcriptional regulator, which translates to MIRHSSYYNTSSDFVYLELRARIVNKQLKPGERLPEVRISKEMGVSRTPVREALRRLASEGLVRVIPNSGARVTAPSAAEVEGAYSVREHLEALSVSLACKNGIDSRTVERFEDVLRDEESAFIARDLEASLEANNNFHRLIADASKNIVLIEYVENIILRTNVYILFYDPFTEEKNYSSEEHRKILASIISGDGDLAGKLMKDHLHHSHAVLEKPHDRRNMLADLNGLARQNKEFSTNREESDHGSTK; encoded by the coding sequence TTGATACGTCATTCAAGCTACTATAACACTTCGTCAGATTTCGTATATCTTGAGCTGCGGGCAAGGATCGTTAACAAACAGCTCAAACCAGGGGAGAGACTTCCCGAGGTCAGGATCTCAAAGGAAATGGGAGTTAGCCGGACCCCTGTCAGAGAGGCCCTGAGAAGGCTCGCAAGCGAAGGCCTTGTAAGGGTGATCCCGAACAGCGGGGCAAGGGTCACAGCTCCAAGCGCGGCAGAGGTAGAGGGAGCTTACAGTGTTAGGGAACATCTTGAAGCTTTAAGCGTAAGTCTTGCGTGCAAAAACGGCATCGACAGCCGTACCGTAGAGCGGTTTGAAGATGTGCTCAGAGATGAGGAGTCCGCTTTCATTGCGAGGGACCTGGAGGCATCTCTGGAGGCAAACAATAATTTTCACAGGCTCATAGCAGACGCAAGCAAAAACATAGTCCTTATCGAATACGTTGAAAACATAATCCTTCGGACGAACGTATACATCCTTTTCTACGATCCGTTCACAGAGGAAAAAAATTACAGCAGCGAAGAACACAGGAAAATACTGGCATCGATCATATCAGGAGACGGCGATCTGGCGGGAAAGCTTATGAAGGATCACCTCCACCATTCCCATGCCGTTCTTGAGAAACCGCATGACAGAAGGAACATGCTGGCTGACCTGAACGGCCTTGCCAGGCAGAATAAGGAATTTTCAACAAACAGGGAGGAATCCGATCATGGCAGCACAAAATAA
- the gyrB gene encoding DNA topoisomerase (ATP-hydrolyzing) subunit B: MLNGNSEYSAKDIHVLEGLEAVRKRPGMYIGDQGPRGLHHLVYEVVDNSIDESLAGYCDTINVTINEDGSITVVDNGRGIPTEEHESGKSAAEVVMTVLHAGGKFDKSAYQVSGGLHGVGVSVVNALSEWLELTIWREGKEHNQRYERGIPATSLCVTGETDMRGTRVRFMPDTQIFTSIEFQADILKSRLRELAFLNSHITINFADKRPEKPQERTYNYPGGISTFVEYLNKGKEVLFKDPIIITGEKEKTELEVAIQYNDSYLERLYGFVNLINTIEGGTHVAGFRTALTRAVNDEARKLKILREKDTNLSGDDLKEGLTAVISVKVMEPQFEGQTKTKLGNGDVKGIVDSLVYEGLKEVLEERPEILKPIVESALRARQAREAAKKAKDLVRRKSVMNGLTLPGKLADCSNRNAADCELYIVEGDSAGGSAKQGRNREFQAILPLRGKILNVEKARLEKILGSETIRNIILALGAGVGDDFNEDKLRYHKIFIMADADVDGAHIRTLLLTLFFRYMPQIIERGYLYVAQPPLYRVQAGKEVTYCFSEKEMKDIQAAAAGKKIEVQRYKGLGEMNAEQLWETTMNPENRIVNRVEVQDAVEADELFGILMGDNVEPRRKFIETYGREVRNLDV, encoded by the coding sequence ATGCTGAACGGGAATTCCGAATATTCAGCAAAGGATATACATGTGCTCGAGGGCCTTGAAGCAGTAAGGAAACGTCCGGGCATGTACATCGGAGACCAGGGGCCGAGGGGTCTGCACCACCTGGTTTACGAGGTGGTAGACAACTCTATCGACGAATCGCTTGCGGGGTACTGCGACACGATAAACGTGACCATTAATGAAGACGGGAGCATCACCGTCGTCGACAACGGGCGCGGCATACCGACGGAAGAACATGAGTCCGGCAAGTCGGCCGCTGAGGTCGTCATGACCGTCCTGCACGCGGGCGGAAAGTTCGACAAGAGCGCATACCAGGTCTCGGGCGGACTTCACGGCGTCGGAGTCTCCGTTGTAAACGCGCTCTCCGAATGGCTTGAGCTGACTATATGGAGAGAGGGCAAGGAACATAACCAGCGCTACGAAAGAGGCATTCCCGCAACTTCGCTGTGCGTGACCGGGGAGACCGACATGAGGGGGACAAGGGTCCGCTTCATGCCCGATACGCAGATATTCACCTCGATCGAGTTCCAGGCCGACATCCTCAAATCAAGGCTTCGCGAGCTTGCCTTCCTTAACTCCCACATAACTATAAATTTCGCAGACAAAAGGCCGGAGAAACCCCAGGAACGCACCTATAACTATCCGGGGGGGATATCAACGTTCGTTGAATATCTCAATAAGGGCAAAGAGGTCCTCTTCAAGGATCCGATAATCATTACCGGCGAAAAGGAAAAGACCGAACTCGAGGTAGCGATACAGTACAATGACTCCTATCTTGAGAGGCTCTACGGCTTCGTCAACCTTATCAATACCATCGAGGGCGGCACCCATGTCGCCGGTTTCAGGACAGCTCTGACAAGGGCGGTAAACGACGAGGCGAGGAAGCTTAAAATACTCAGGGAAAAGGACACCAACCTCTCGGGGGACGACCTCAAGGAAGGACTCACCGCAGTTATATCAGTCAAGGTCATGGAGCCTCAGTTCGAGGGACAGACAAAGACGAAGCTGGGGAACGGCGACGTCAAGGGCATAGTGGATTCTCTCGTATACGAAGGCCTCAAGGAGGTCCTCGAAGAGAGGCCCGAGATCCTCAAGCCGATAGTCGAGAGCGCTCTGAGAGCGAGGCAGGCAAGGGAGGCCGCAAAGAAGGCCAAAGACCTTGTGAGAAGGAAATCTGTGATGAACGGCCTCACCCTTCCGGGCAAGCTTGCTGACTGCTCCAACAGGAACGCTGCCGACTGCGAGCTCTACATAGTTGAGGGCGACAGCGCCGGAGGCAGCGCCAAGCAGGGCAGGAACCGCGAGTTCCAGGCCATCCTGCCGCTGAGGGGAAAGATCCTCAACGTCGAAAAGGCGCGCCTGGAGAAGATCCTGGGAAGCGAGACCATCAGGAACATCATCCTCGCACTGGGGGCCGGGGTGGGAGACGATTTCAACGAAGACAAGCTACGTTACCACAAAATATTCATAATGGCAGACGCAGACGTAGACGGCGCGCATATACGCACCCTGCTGCTCACCCTATTCTTCAGGTACATGCCCCAGATAATAGAGAGGGGGTATCTGTACGTGGCGCAGCCGCCGCTTTACAGAGTACAGGCCGGCAAGGAGGTCACCTACTGCTTCTCGGAGAAGGAGATGAAGGATATCCAGGCCGCGGCGGCAGGCAAGAAGATCGAAGTGCAGCGTTACAAGGGGCTTGGTGAAATGAACGCCGAACAGCTGTGGGAAACCACCATGAACCCGGAGAACCGCATAGTCAACAGGGTGGAGGTCCAGGATGCGGTCGAGGCAGACGAACTTTTCGGCATCCTCATGGGAGACAACGTGGAACCGCGAAGGAAGTTCATCGAGACCTACGGGCGCGAAGTCCGCAATCTTGACGTTTAA
- a CDS encoding efflux RND transporter permease subunit, with the protein MKIIEVSLRRPVTVLICTIALIVFGTYSYMNMGVERMPNVEFPIVVVRTVMEGASPAIIDNDVTDVLEARINTIEGIKNLSSSSYEGRSVIVIEFDLDRDVDDAAADVRGKVSMAAGRLPDDAETPQVDKYDPADRPIMNVAVKNDGRTDMKTLARYVDKVVTERLQTVKGVGGVQLAGFRDREIRIWINTDSLEAYDLTTKDIKSAIYTKHVELPAGRIETPTKEYGIRLEGEYSSVAELEYLPVAVRNGAVIRLRDIARIEDGLEDKRSGAIYEGRPTVMVQIRKQKGANEVLLSRLVNERIKELNSTAPPGTSLAVMQDNAKFIMRSMNGVFWDIIASVLLTSIIMFIFLKTIRATIVAVITIPVCLLGSLSVLYWMGITINNMSMMGLSLAVGMVVDATTVVMENITRHRDMGKTPYRAAQDGGSEVAFAVIAGAATTLAVFVPVAFMGGIMGRFFNSFGVTVATTISISLIISLTLTPYLCSRILGKKIDGPLQQRLEKPFLWLEDKYSGSLKYAVTHRKTILIAGLGLFMLGIGFATTLGTEFFPSEDQGRLRVQIELPADSSLEMTESVVRDMVDVIQADERVAYTYGIVGSGGGEEVYKASINMELIDRGSRPAAGTVMRQLRNKLSVFRDVDFKMGTWGGSDITLVIQGPTSESLAEIGELIKKDLADNARGLVDITTDLQMNKPRINLALNRALADDLNINIRDLSDELMTWFGGDRAGSFNQDGYRYDIRVRAEAIGRDDPEKLKNTLVRTNDGQIIRAEGLVSSSVGMSPNVIKRYNRQRSLQIGANVEGISPGEGILIMEEVFRKFAPQDGRFTITPAGDSEYMKESFYYMSIALVFAIILVYMVMAIQFESFIHPFTVMFSLPLMTAGSFGLLALAGLRISVMSFMGIILLVGVVVNNAILLVDFINQLRARGVEKTEAVLQAGPLRLRAILMTTVSTMFGSLPVALALSEGGETRQPMSVAVIGGLFTSTMLTLIVIPVVYLMLDDIKDRAMAGIKRYRAYRRFNRSAQSRTLNSK; encoded by the coding sequence ATGAAAATCATTGAAGTGTCACTGCGCAGGCCTGTAACGGTCCTCATCTGCACCATAGCCCTGATAGTCTTCGGCACCTATTCATACATGAACATGGGCGTTGAACGGATGCCAAACGTGGAATTCCCCATAGTCGTAGTCAGGACGGTAATGGAAGGTGCAAGCCCAGCGATCATCGACAATGATGTAACAGACGTGCTTGAAGCAAGGATAAACACGATAGAAGGCATAAAGAATCTGAGTTCAAGCAGCTACGAGGGGCGCTCCGTGATAGTCATAGAGTTCGACCTTGACAGAGACGTCGACGACGCTGCGGCTGACGTACGCGGAAAGGTGAGCATGGCTGCAGGCAGACTTCCGGATGACGCTGAGACCCCGCAGGTCGACAAATACGATCCTGCCGACAGGCCGATAATGAATGTAGCCGTCAAAAATGACGGCAGGACGGACATGAAAACCCTTGCCCGGTATGTTGACAAGGTCGTGACTGAACGCCTCCAGACCGTCAAGGGCGTCGGAGGCGTCCAGCTTGCAGGTTTCAGGGACAGGGAGATACGGATATGGATCAATACCGACAGCCTGGAAGCCTACGACCTTACGACAAAAGATATAAAATCCGCCATATACACGAAGCATGTCGAGCTCCCGGCTGGGCGCATTGAGACACCGACCAAGGAGTACGGGATAAGGCTTGAGGGAGAGTACTCATCCGTGGCAGAGCTTGAGTATCTGCCTGTCGCGGTAAGAAATGGCGCCGTCATAAGGCTGAGGGACATAGCGAGGATCGAAGACGGCCTTGAGGACAAGCGGAGCGGGGCAATTTACGAGGGCAGGCCCACTGTCATGGTGCAGATACGCAAGCAGAAGGGCGCCAACGAGGTCCTTCTATCCCGGCTGGTAAACGAGAGGATAAAAGAACTTAACAGCACTGCCCCTCCCGGGACGAGCCTTGCGGTGATGCAGGACAACGCCAAGTTCATAATGCGCTCCATGAACGGGGTCTTCTGGGACATCATAGCATCGGTCCTCCTAACCTCCATCATAATGTTCATCTTCCTAAAAACCATAAGGGCAACGATAGTCGCAGTCATAACGATACCCGTATGTCTTCTCGGCAGCCTCTCTGTGCTTTACTGGATGGGCATCACTATAAACAACATGTCGATGATGGGGCTCTCCCTGGCTGTCGGCATGGTAGTCGACGCAACAACTGTCGTAATGGAAAACATAACCAGGCACCGCGATATGGGCAAGACCCCCTACAGGGCGGCCCAGGACGGCGGTAGCGAAGTAGCCTTCGCTGTAATTGCGGGCGCTGCGACGACTCTTGCCGTATTTGTGCCCGTTGCTTTCATGGGAGGGATAATGGGGCGATTTTTCAATTCCTTCGGAGTTACCGTCGCTACTACGATAAGCATATCACTCATCATATCCCTGACTCTGACACCATATCTATGCTCCAGGATACTGGGGAAGAAGATCGACGGCCCCCTGCAGCAGAGGCTGGAAAAACCATTCTTATGGCTTGAGGATAAATACTCAGGGTCGCTCAAATATGCCGTAACACACCGTAAAACCATTTTGATCGCGGGTCTGGGGCTTTTCATGCTGGGCATAGGATTTGCAACAACACTCGGAACAGAATTTTTCCCAAGCGAGGACCAGGGGCGGCTGAGGGTGCAGATAGAACTGCCTGCCGATTCATCCCTTGAGATGACCGAAAGCGTCGTAAGAGACATGGTCGACGTCATACAGGCGGACGAGAGGGTCGCTTATACTTACGGTATAGTGGGAAGCGGCGGAGGCGAGGAGGTCTACAAGGCATCCATAAATATGGAGCTGATAGACAGGGGGAGCAGGCCGGCTGCAGGCACAGTCATGAGGCAGCTTCGAAACAAACTCTCCGTCTTCAGGGATGTGGACTTCAAAATGGGAACATGGGGAGGTTCTGACATCACACTCGTGATCCAGGGACCCACAAGCGAATCCCTGGCAGAGATCGGGGAACTGATAAAGAAAGACCTGGCAGATAACGCCAGAGGGCTTGTCGACATAACGACAGACCTGCAGATGAACAAGCCCAGGATAAACCTTGCGCTGAACCGTGCTCTGGCGGATGACCTGAACATCAACATAAGGGACCTCTCCGACGAACTTATGACATGGTTCGGCGGAGACAGGGCAGGTTCTTTCAACCAGGATGGATACAGGTATGACATAAGAGTCCGGGCTGAAGCGATAGGAAGGGACGATCCCGAAAAACTGAAAAACACTCTGGTCAGGACAAATGACGGCCAGATAATAAGGGCAGAAGGCCTCGTAAGCAGTTCCGTAGGCATGTCGCCCAACGTCATAAAGAGGTACAACAGGCAGCGCTCCCTCCAGATCGGGGCTAATGTCGAAGGGATATCACCGGGCGAAGGCATCCTCATAATGGAGGAAGTATTCCGGAAGTTTGCGCCTCAGGACGGCAGGTTCACCATTACCCCCGCCGGGGATTCAGAGTACATGAAAGAGAGCTTCTACTACATGTCCATAGCTCTGGTCTTCGCGATAATACTGGTATACATGGTCATGGCGATACAGTTTGAATCCTTTATCCATCCCTTCACGGTCATGTTCTCCCTTCCGCTGATGACTGCAGGCTCTTTCGGACTGCTCGCACTGGCAGGCCTCAGGATAAGCGTGATGAGCTTCATGGGCATAATCCTTCTTGTCGGCGTCGTGGTCAACAACGCGATACTGCTTGTGGACTTCATAAATCAGCTAAGGGCCAGAGGCGTGGAGAAGACGGAGGCTGTTCTGCAGGCAGGGCCGCTGAGACTGAGGGCCATACTGATGACCACAGTTTCGACAATGTTCGGCTCCCTGCCAGTGGCGCTGGCGCTGAGCGAGGGCGGCGAGACCCGTCAGCCGATGTCCGTGGCGGTCATCGGAGGCCTTTTTACATCTACCATGCTTACTCTTATCGTCATTCCTGTCGTCTATCTCATGCTCGACGACATAAAGGACAGGGCGATGGCGGGAATAAAAAGATACCGCGCCTACAGGCGATTCAACAGGTCCGCACAGTCCAGGACGCTTAACTCCAAATAG